TTTTCTTTTTTCACCCGACGGATTAAAAGAAATCCATCATTTTACCACCGAAAATAGTCCGTTGCTTTCCAATACCATCACCGGCATAACCATTGATAAGAACGGGGAAGTGTTTATCGGAACGGATAAAGGATTGATCTCTTACCGGAGTACAGCTACCCCGGGAAATCAAACATATTCGGATGTTTACGCTTACCCCAATCCGGTGCGCGAAAATTATACCGGATTAATAGCCATTAAAGGACTGGTAACCAATGCTTCGGTTAAAATTACCGATGTTCATGGAAACCTGGTTTACGAAACCAAAGCCGAAGGCGGGCAAGCTGTATGGAATGGTTATACTTTTCATCACGAGCATGTTTCTACCGGTGTTTATCTGGTTTTTGTAACCAATGATGATGGAACACAAAGTATGGTAACCAAGATTCTTGTCATTCACTGATTGTTTATTGCCTTATGCTGGTTCATACAAAAGGAATTGTTTTTCGTTCGATCAAGTATGGTGATAATGCGTTGGTGGTAAAGATTTTTACGGAAGAACTGGGTATTCAGTCTTATATGGTAAAAGGAATACGGAGCCGGAGGTCCAAAACAAAACCTTCCTTTTTTGAACCGTTGACCTTGCTGGAGATAGAAGCAGACCAAAAGCCTAACCGGCAATTGCAACATTTGAAAGAAGTACGGGTAGCCCACGCCTGGCAGCACATTCCTTTTTCTGTGGAAAAGCAGAGTATCCTCCTTTTTTTAAACGAAATTCTTTATAAAAGTATCCGCGAAGAGGTTCCTGACCGAGAGTTGTTTTCCTGGCTTTTTCACAGTTTGATCTGGTTTGATTTGGAAGAAATCCGTTTTATCAATTTCCATCTTCTTTTTTTGGTCCGGTTAACCCGTTTTCTTGGCTTTTATCCGGAAGTTTCGGCTTTGCAAGAACAGGAAGTTCGTTATTTCGACCTGCAAAACGGGAACTTTTCAATACATCAGCCGGCCCATTCATATTTTTCAGAAGGTCACTTGGTACAAAAATTTTTCAGATTGGTTCATTCCGATAAGGAATCGGTAAAAACACTGACGTTAACGACGGCCGAACGCCGGTTTATCTTGGATCTTTTACTGTCTTATTATCAAATACATTTACCCGGTTTGGGAAATATTCAATCGGTGGAAGTATTACGTATGGTACTGCATCCTGAAAACTTGTCTAAAAACACAGGTTCATAGCGCATCTAACCATTTCGAAGCGGCTTTTTTGGTTGAAAAATACTGAAATTTGTAATTTTCGATTTTGGCTCTTTCTTTGTATAAAATAGAGTAGGCCGTTTCTCGGGGCTTGCTTATTATCATAGCATCATAAACTGTCTCATAGTCATTGAGCATCTGTTTTACCTTTTCAGAAATCACTTTCAGATCTTTTTTTGATAACAGAAACTCTGCTTCTGTAGCATCGGTAAGGATTTTTAGCTTACGAGGATACTTGGGGTTTTTGCGGATTTGATTGTTATATTCCAAGATTTCTTTAAGCGTTATTTCACCAGAGTAAACCGCTTCAAGAAAATGGGTCTCAGGATTGAATTTTTGCGTGATCATGAAAAGCTTCTACAATATGATTAATACTTATACTGTATTACTCGTCTAAATGTTTCACTAAAGCACCCCATTTTTTGTCTACTTTAAAATTATGTTTCAAAAAATAGTTACCCAGCAGGTAATGAGCTTTGATGATGGAAACATCTTTGGCTGCCATCCGGGTAAAGAAATCATTGATCATGGCCGAACCGATTCCTTTGCCTTGCAGTGGACTGGTTACTGCTGTGCCATCTAATCGTACAATATTATTTTCCAGCGTCCGGTAGCTGATGCCGGCAATCACCCGTTCATATTTATCGGTAACCACAAAATATTTATCCTGTTGCGAAACGGTTTTCGGGTAATTTTCTTCATAAAACAGCTGATATAATTTTCCTACCTCAGCAGCATCACGGGGCTCACGCATCGTGTAAATTAAACCGCTTTTGTCTTTTATCAGGGTTTGAACAATAATTTGTTCTTTGTTTTTATCCACCACTTTTACCAAATCCATTTCCTGATAATGTTTCATTTTCGGAAAGACCATTTTGCTGAATATTCGCCGGTCAACCGGATCTTCGAGTGTGGCCTGTAAATCGGAAAGTTCGATAAGTTGTATGGTTTCAGCTTCTGTTTTCTCTTCCAGTTTTTCCAATAGTTTTCCGAAAGCCTCCAGCACTTTTTTGTTGGAATGGCTGAAATAGGTATGACGATAAAAATAAAACCGTTCGATTTCGTTGCGTTGAAAGATCTTGAAAAGATCAAAAATTTCGTAAACCGTTTGTTCGCGGGCTTCTTTGGTTGCATCCGGATTCAGTTTTAACCACTGTTCGTAATTAGAAATGGCACTGTGTATTTTTAGCGGATAATAATGCCGGTGCTTTTGTTCTTTAATGAAATCGTCAATGGATTCTTCCAGCGGTAATGATTTCAGGTAAGGATCGCGGGTGTTTTTCAAAAACTGGCGCCATTCTTCCAGCAGCGGAAAAGTTTCTTCTTTTCCCAGGCTTTCGATCATGGCTTTATAAATCCAGTTGTATTTCAGATGTGAACCTCCCCAGGGATAAAGTGCTACGGTTTTCTGATAAAAGTTTTTGATCATGGGCACCAGCAAATCTTCTATTTTCCGGTAAGGTTCGTATCCGGTAAGGGAAATGATTACTGCACTTTCTTTAAAATCGAGTTCCGGTACCATGATGTTTTTCGGAGAAACCGCTCCCGGAATGATTTTGTACCGGCTGATTTTCCAGGCTCTGAACACGACAGCAAACGATTTGATAAACAGCTGATGCCAGGCATACGGTTGTGAATTTCCGGCCCATTGGTGAATTTCCGACATCTGCCTGATTTTTTCCCATACACGCAGGCCTCCCAGATACTGGCTCGACCGCACCCCGTGTTGGGCATTGCTGATGCCCAGCGATGATAATACCGGAAGATCAAACGGATAATCGGATAAATAAGCGTTCCAATACAGGTCGGCAACCGTTTCATTGGTTGTTTCCTGCCGGGTGACTACCAGATGCAGGTCGTAATGTTTATTATTTACGGTGTTTACCGTTAAACGGTAATGACGGAAATCGGAAAACGATTGTAACTTGGTGATCCATAACCCTTCGGGGATGATTTTATCCACCGTAAAGGTGGTTTGTCCGTAAATGAGATGAATGGATTCTTCCAGAAAAACAGTATCGGTGATGATTTTTCGCAAGCGCCGGGTTTGCTCTTCCGGAATGCCATATTCAAAAACGATGATGTTCTTCCAGAAACTTTTCGGCAGATTCCGGCGCAGATCCTGCATGCGGGCATCAAAAACCAGATAAAGTTCATGAAAATATTTTCGTGCCTTTTCTGACAGGTATGGGTCTTTGTCATGTAAAACCCATGCAGCCAGTTCGGCCCGGATCGACTTATAATAGTAAGGATGCTGTTTCCCAAAATTATACAATAGTTCCAGGATATCTTCAAACTGTTTCCGGGTGGTTCCTTTTGCCGGCCATTCCATGTTTTTCCGGTAGGCAAAAAGCCGTTTTCTGAAAGCGGCCAGTTGTTGTTTGCCCAGGCTGCTCAGTGCAATGGCTTCGATGGTTTTGGTATCAAGAAAAGTTTTTCCGGAACGGACAAATACAGGTAGAACTTCTTGATAATCAGCGCTCGAATCGTAGATAACCAGGCTCTGGTAAGCCAATGCCCGGATACGGTGTTCGCGGTGGCAGGCCAATGCCTCCAGCCGGTGTCGGATTACCCTGGCAATCCGGCGCTGCGATTCTGCCAACTGCTGGCCCAACAGCTGAATGGCCTGCATCTGTTTTTCCCCTTCTGTAAAAAGAGCATCAATAATTAAACCGTTGATAAAGACGATTAAGCTGTTGCTGATGGAAGGAATGGAAATAATATTTTGTTTTTTGATTTTGTTATCGATGCAGGAAGGATAACAAATCTGGGCCGAAAATTCCTGAAGCGGTAAATCCCAGCCTTCTTTCACCGGACTGAACTGGATGAACTGGGCATTTCCCATCCATAACAGGGGCTGTAAAGCCAACCGCCCAAGATTAATTGATTTGTTTTTAATTTCATATGAAAAATCACCGATGACACAACGGTCGTTATCTACCGGTTGAAAAAAGAGTTTTTTCCCGTTTGACCGATTGATGAAATAATGATCTTCATAATAAATATCATCTTCCAGGATGCCTAAATCGCGATAAAACCACCGGGGAATTTGTACTTTATATCCCTCCACAAAAAACCCGATTTTGTCAGACTGGTACAGTTTTTTTATGATTTCGGCAAAGTTTCGTTCAATATTTTTACGGTTAAAAGAACCTTTGGGCGTCAGTTCTTTTTTTTCTTCGGAGAAAGGCCGGTCAAGTACCGAAAAGTTTACTACCCGTTCATAAGGAGCTACGCCGCGGTTGGCTGTTTGCACAATCTGATGAAAATATTTACGGAGACTTTCTTCATCGGTTTGCGATTTTACTACGGTGTCCTCTCTGTCAGGAACTATGAGTAGTACATTATACGGGCGGGCATCGCCTACTAAAAAAGCATGTTTTACTCCCGGAACACCGTTGAATTTTTGTTCGATGGTGCGCGGGGCAATGGTTTGCCCTTTGTTGTTTTTATAAATGTCTTTTACCCGGTCTACAATTTCGTGATGTCCGTCTTCTGAAATGGTAAAAATGTCGCCGGTGGGCAACCAGTAATTTTCATCCGGATTTTCTGAAGGGTAAGGAATAATTCCTCCGGGAGGCGCCTCTTCAAGATAACGGGCAATATAATGTCCGCTGATTTCCAGTTCGCCGTTTTTTTTCAGCCGGGTGTATACGCCCGGCAGGGCTTTGCCGGTTGAGTTATCCACATAATCTCCGGGAGGGGTCATGGTGATTCCGCCGGTGGCTTCCGTCATACCAAAACCACTGCAGAGATCAACGCCGTGCGACTGGAAAAAGCGGAAGATCTTCGGACTTAGATAACCGGCTGCAGAAAGTCCCCAGTGCAGTTGTGTTCCGATCACTTCTTTTCGGAGAATTTCTTTTCGCAACGTTTCGCTGGTTACGTTGCCCAGCTTTTGCATGGCCTTTTCATACAGTTGCATCCAGCGAATAGGGACACTGATAAATCCGGTGGGATTCAGTTCGGGAAAAAGTTTAAGCAAGGTTTCCGAAGAGGTATTTCCGGTAAAAATATAGGTTCCGTGCCAGTAAATAGATCCGGTGAGTTCGAGATAGCGTCCAAAAGTATGAAACAACGGCAAAAAGCAAAGCAAAGTTTCGTTTCCGGTATCCGGTAAAGCAGCATGACGGGCAAAACGTTTGGAAATAATGTTGTAGTACGAAAAAGAAACGCCCTTTGGAATACCGGTACTACCTGATGTGAACATCGTTGTAGCCACCTCGTTGAGTTTGCGCTTCGGCCGTTTTTTTAAAAGAGCATCTACCTCTTTGTAATTAAGTTCTTTGGCTTTTTGCTGCAGGATTTCAGTATCCGGCTCTTCAATATTTTGGCTGACAAGCAGGGAAAAAGACAAATTAAATTGCTTTTTCACCCGTTTTAAATGGTAAATCCGGTCTAACGTATCGGTTACTACAATATTGATTTTTAGGTCTTTGAAGATTTTCCCGATGATCTCTTCCGAGAAATGAATATTCAGCGGGGTGTCGTAAATGCCGTACATCAAACAGGCCAGGTCCACAGCAGCACCATCTACCGAATTGGCTGAGAAAACAGCTACCCGTGGTTCTTTTTCCATACTGTAAAAAGTGGCTGCCAGTTCGCGGGTATAGTTAAAAATCTGCTGGTAGCTGAAACGTTCTTTTTTCCCTTCTGTCAGATTAATAAATAACGTTTTATCCGGGTGTTCCGTTACCCGTTGTTCGAACATTTCTTTTAGTCCGTAGTCGGTATTTTGCAGAATAACAAAAACTTTTTCGGCCCAGTCGTTTCTTTTTTCGTCTGATGAGAGCTTTTTCAGAAATTCTTTTCGTGCGGTAAGGTCGAGAAACCGGAAATAATCTTTCCGGGGAATGATGTTGTCTTTTTCGATTTCTGCTAAACGATCGAGAACAAAGTCGGCTTGAAGCCCGCTGTTTTTTTTATGAATCAGATTTTCGATTTGCAGGAGCAGGTTCTTCATGAAAATACGGTTTTATGTTCAGGAAAATGGTGTGCGGAAAATTTTATTCTGTTATTCGGTGCTAAAATAAGCAATGCTTCTAACAGTATCCGGAAAAGGAATTAAAAATCGAAATAATATGCCGGTGTATATTTGTATTTTTTCGAAACGTTAATAACCAGTTGAACCATGGGAATTCCGGCCCACAACCAATCTTTGGTATTGTTTTCCACCCCGACAAAATAGCTGAAGTTCAGGGTGTGTTTGGCGTCGATCCGGTAGGTAATTCCCGGTCCTACACGAATATACTGGAATCCGTTCCAGTAGGACCACCACCGGTAAATAAAACCGGCGACAAGGGTAGTAACGATTTTTTCTTTCACAGGATAATTCAGAAAAATCACTTCACGCATGGCGTTGCCTACTTTGCCGTGATTGTCCACATCAAGTTGCCATTTTACCTGGTTGACAAACTGAATTTTTGGTGTTGTTCTTTTATATAAAACCCCTAAACCGATCCGGTATTCGGTTTTATCCGGTTTCACGGTAAACCGGAAATCGGGTACTAACTCAAATTTCTTGGAAACAAGATAGTTGGATACAAATTCGATAAACCAGTTGTCCAGCTGTTGAAAGTTATTTCTCAGACGGGTTTGCAGTTCCAAAGAATATTTCCATTTATGTTGTCCGAAAGTAACCTTGTTACCGAGATATACCTGATTATCCCAATTGGGGCTGTCTTGGGCCGTTAAAGTACCTGCCGGAAAGAGAAGCAGTACTGCCAAAAAGAAAATCGTATAACGAAAACGGACCTGGATTGATGTGTTCATCTGTTTTTCCGGTGTTGATACAAAAACGGTTTTTTTGATTGATGTAAAAATAAGAAAATTATGAAACAGAAGAAATTTAGGTTTTTCAAAAGCACTTTATTTGCCGGCAACGAAAAGGGGTTATGCCTTTAACCGGGCTTCGAAAATGGTTTCAAATTCTTCGATGATGGCTTTTTTTACTGCAGAAGTTTCCACCTCGCGCTGCAATTCTTTTTGCAGCGAAGTGACTCCTTTATCCTGAAAACCACAGGGATTGATATAAGAGAAATATTCCAGGTTGGTGTTTACATTCAGGGCAAAACCATGCATGCTTACTTTGTTTTGAATACGCATGCCGATGGCAGCAATTTTCCGTTCTTTTCCCGGGATAAGGGCATCGATCCAGACACCGGTTGCTCTCTCGATACGGGCGCCATGTAATCCGTAGCGTTTGATAACCCGGATTAAAATGGTTTCAATGTCAAAGACAAATTCTTTTACGGAAAGATCGAAATTATCCAGGTCGAAAACCGGATATCCCACCACCTGCCCCGGTCCGTGGTAAGTAATGTCTCCTCCCCTGTCGGTTTGGTAGAAAGCGATTCCGTGGGCTTCGAGCCATTTGTCGCTTACCAGTAAGTTGCTTCTGTCGCCGCTCTTTCCTAAAGTGTAAACATGCGGATGTTCGCAGAAAAGAAGAAAGTTTTCGGTTCTTGCTTCCTTTTTTTTGGCTTCAAGAATCCGGTCGAACAGTTGTTTTTGATATTCCCAGGCTTCGGCATAATCGATCCGGCCCATATCCAGCAAAGTAACCTCGGTGTTTTTCTCCTTATTTGCCATTTTTACAAATTTTAACGGGCTGATATATGTTTTTCAGCATGATATGACGATCTGACCAACGGGCTGCTTTCCACATACCGGAAACCTTTTTTCAGTCCTGTTTTGCGGTAAATTTCAAATTGTTCGGGCGTGACATATTCTTTTACCGGCAAATGTTTCTTTGTCGGTTGCAGATACTGTCCGATGGTAAGTACCGAAACACCGGCGTCCAACAGGTCATCCATCAATTCAAAAACTTCTTCCGGGGTTTCGCCTAACCCGGCCATGATTCCTGATTTGGCTACAACACCTTTTCCGGCAATGTATTGAAGGACTTGTAAACTCCGGTCGTATTTTGCCCGGCTGCGGGTTTCGGGCGTAAGACGCCGCACGGTTTCCAGGTTATGAGAAATAACTTCCGGACCGGCATCAATAACCTGTTGAATCAGTTCTTCGTGGCCGTCAAAATCGGGAATCAGGGTTTCTATGGTTGTTTCCGGGTTTTGTTCTTTGATCTTCCGCACGGTTTCGGCCCAAATGGCAGCGCCCCCATCCGGCAGGTCATCGCGGTCAACCGAAGTGAGTACTACATGTTTTAATTTCATCCGTTTTACCGATTCAGCCACTCTTCGGGGCTCATCGTGGTCAACGGGTAAGGGTTTTCCGGTTTTTACATTACAGAATTTGCAGGAGCGGGTACAAATATCACCCAGAATCATCAGTGTTGCTGTACCACGGCCCCAGCATTCGTGCATGTTCGGACAGTGGCCACTGGTACAGATCGTATGCAGTTTGTTCCTCTCAACGATTTCTTTTACAGAAAGATACTCTTTTCCGGAAGGGATTTTTATCTTTAACCAGTCGGGTTTGCGAAGTATGGTGTCCGAAGTATTCATCTTTTGTTGTTGAAAGCGCAAATTTATAACAAAACCACATGCCGTACCGAAAAAAATAAAATCGTCTGATTTTTTGTCGTGGTGTTCTTCCATAGCCTTTAAATTTTCTACTTTTGCCAAGGGGATCTCAAAAATATTTCTCACCAAATTTCATGTACAGGAAAGATTATTCAGCAAGGAAATATGTGATTATAGCCGCTTTTGTTTTGGTGGCTGTCATTTTTGCTGTGCGTCTTTTTTATTTGCAGGTTTATACCAACCAGTATAAACTTTCTGCGCGGGATATTGCTTTGCGCCGGGTGGTGGAATATCCGGCCCGTGGCCGTATTTATGACCGGCATCATCGTTTGTTGGTGTATAACGATGCGGTGTATGATCTGATGGTGATTCCCCGCCAGGTAAAAAAAATGGATACGGCCAAATTTTGCCGGTTGCTTCAGATCAGCAAGGATTTTTTTATCCGGCAAATGAAAAAAGCCAAACACTATTCGTATTACAAACCGTCTATTTTTCTTAAACAGCTTTCGAAGAAAGAGAAAGGTCCTATTGAGGAGGTGATGTACGAGTTTCCGGGATTTTATTTTCAGACCCGTACACTGCGTCATTATCCACATCCTGTGGCGGCTCATGTTTTGGGCAGTGTGGGCGAAGTAAGTCCGGCGGATATCCGGCGTGATCCGTATTACCGTCAAGGCGATTATATCGGTAAATCGGGTATTGAGTGGTTTTACGAAAAAGAACTCCGCGGGAAAAAAGGTTCGCGGCTGGTGGAAGTGGATGTGCACAATAATGTGAAAGGAAGTTTTCAGAACGGAAGGTATGATACGCTGGCTGTTCCGGGTGCCGATCTTACCCTGAGCCTGGATGAGGATTTGCAGGCTTATGGACAACGGCTCATGAAGAACAAAAAAGGAAGTATTGTGGCGTTGGTTCCGCAAACCGGTGAGATTCTGGCTTTTATAAGCAGTCCGGAGTATGATCCCAACTTGTTGGTCGGGCGTGAACGTTCGGCCAATTACCTGAAACTTTTGCACGACAGCCTGAAACCTCTGCTGAACCGGGCTTCGTCCGGAACTTATCCGCCGGGTTCTACTTTTAAACTGGTTCAGGCCCTGATTGGCTTGCAGGAGCATGTGGTTACGCCGAATACTTTGTTTACCTGTCAGGGAACCGCTTCCAAGCCCATTGCCTGTTCGCATAATCATGTTTCGCCTCTGCGAATGAAACTGGCTATCGAATTGTCTTGTAACTCTTATTTTTGGAAAACCTTCAGGGCCATCATTGATGATCCGCATTTTTCCAATACACACGACGCTTACGATGCCTGGTATAAAAAGGTTATCAGTTTTGGTTTCGGACACAAGTTCAACACGGATATTCCGTTCGAAAAACCCGGAAATATTCCTACCCGGGCATATTACAACAAAGTGTATCATGGCAGCTGGAATGCACTGACCATTCGCTCGTTGAGTATCGGTCAAGGAGAAATTCTGGTGACTCCGGTACAGCTTGCCAATCTGGCGGCTATTATTGCCAACAGCGGTTATTATGTAAAACCTCATTTTCTGATTGGCATGTCGGGCGATGATACTCTTTCGGGGAAATATAAAAAGAAATACCGGGTAGCCATCAATCCGAAATATTTTAAAGTAGCCCGTCAGGCCATGGAAGAGGTTTTTTCCGGCCCGGAGGGTACGGCCCGTTTTTATCAAATGGACAGCATTACGCAAGCCGGAAAAACCGGTACGGTACAAAATCCGCATGGGAAAGACCATTCTATTTTTATGGCTTTTGCACCGTATAAGCATCCGAAAATAGCCATTGCCGTGGTGGTTGAAAATGCCGGTTTCGGGTCAACCTGGGCAGCTCCCATTGCCAGTTTAATGATGGAACATTACCTGCGTGGAAAAACCAAACGCCCCCGGCTCGAAAAAAGAATATTAGACGGTGACCTGATTCATAACCAAAAAGTAAAAAAACCATGAGGCACCGCGAAAATTTCTGGAAAAATATCGACTGGTTCCTGGTGTTGCTTTATCTCGGACTGGTGGTTTACGGCTGGTTGAGTATTTATTCTGCCTCTGAAACCGGAGACAAATCGTCTATCTTTGATTTTTCACAACGTTACGGGAAACAGTTGGTTTGGATTGGACTGGCCCTGTTTCTGGCTTTTGTTATTCTGATTATTGATGCCAAGTTTTTCTCCTCTTTTGCGTATGTTTTTTATTTCCTGGTCATGCTCAGCCTGTTGGCGGTGCTGCTGTTCGGAAAAACGGTAGCCGGTTCCCGGTCGTGGTTTCAGATTGGCAGTTTTGCGCTACAACCTTCAGAGTTTGCCAAATTTGCCACGGCGTTAGCGTTGGCAAAATACCTAAGCCGGCTGCAAACCGATATGCGGCAGTTAAAAACCCGGGTAATGGCGGCAGCCATCATTTTTTTTCCGGCCTTTTTGATTTTAATGCAAAACGATACCGGTTCGGCACTGGTTTACTTTTCGTTTATTTTGGTATTGTACCGGGAAGGTCTTCCTGGTTGGATTCCGGCACTGGGGTTGATTCTGGGGGCATTGTTTATTATCACCATAAAATTTGGTGAGCTTTATGTGGCAGCCGGACTGGCTGGTTTTGTGGTGTTGCTGTTTCTTTTATTCCGGGTGTTCCGCCGTAACTGGAAAGTGTTAGCTGCCGGACTGATTCTTTCTTTGGCTTTTGTATCTATGGTGGATTATGCTTTTCAGCATGTTTTGGAGCCGCATCAGCGGATTCGTATCCAGATTATGCTGGGAATGAAAGAAGATCCGCACGGAGCAGGATATAATGTCAATCAGGCTAAAATTG
The sequence above is drawn from the Candidatus Sulfidibacterium hydrothermale genome and encodes:
- the recO gene encoding DNA repair protein RecO, which produces MLVHTKGIVFRSIKYGDNALVVKIFTEELGIQSYMVKGIRSRRSKTKPSFFEPLTLLEIEADQKPNRQLQHLKEVRVAHAWQHIPFSVEKQSILLFLNEILYKSIREEVPDRELFSWLFHSLIWFDLEEIRFINFHLLFLVRLTRFLGFYPEVSALQEQEVRYFDLQNGNFSIHQPAHSYFSEGHLVQKFFRLVHSDKESVKTLTLTTAERRFILDLLLSYYQIHLPGLGNIQSVEVLRMVLHPENLSKNTGS
- the lipA gene encoding lipoyl synthase, whose translation is MNTSDTILRKPDWLKIKIPSGKEYLSVKEIVERNKLHTICTSGHCPNMHECWGRGTATLMILGDICTRSCKFCNVKTGKPLPVDHDEPRRVAESVKRMKLKHVVLTSVDRDDLPDGGAAIWAETVRKIKEQNPETTIETLIPDFDGHEELIQQVIDAGPEVISHNLETVRRLTPETRSRAKYDRSLQVLQYIAGKGVVAKSGIMAGLGETPEEVFELMDDLLDAGVSVLTIGQYLQPTKKHLPVKEYVTPEQFEIYRKTGLKKGFRYVESSPLVRSSYHAEKHISAR
- the lipB gene encoding lipoyl(octanoyl) transferase LipB, with amino-acid sequence MANKEKNTEVTLLDMGRIDYAEAWEYQKQLFDRILEAKKKEARTENFLLFCEHPHVYTLGKSGDRSNLLVSDKWLEAHGIAFYQTDRGGDITYHGPGQVVGYPVFDLDNFDLSVKEFVFDIETILIRVIKRYGLHGARIERATGVWIDALIPGKERKIAAIGMRIQNKVSMHGFALNVNTNLEYFSYINPCGFQDKGVTSLQKELQREVETSAVKKAIIEEFETIFEARLKA
- a CDS encoding GNAT family N-acetyltransferase; this encodes MKNLLLQIENLIHKKNSGLQADFVLDRLAEIEKDNIIPRKDYFRFLDLTARKEFLKKLSSDEKRNDWAEKVFVILQNTDYGLKEMFEQRVTEHPDKTLFINLTEGKKERFSYQQIFNYTRELAATFYSMEKEPRVAVFSANSVDGAAVDLACLMYGIYDTPLNIHFSEEIIGKIFKDLKINIVVTDTLDRIYHLKRVKKQFNLSFSLLVSQNIEEPDTEILQQKAKELNYKEVDALLKKRPKRKLNEVATTMFTSGSTGIPKGVSFSYYNIISKRFARHAALPDTGNETLLCFLPLFHTFGRYLELTGSIYWHGTYIFTGNTSSETLLKLFPELNPTGFISVPIRWMQLYEKAMQKLGNVTSETLRKEILRKEVIGTQLHWGLSAAGYLSPKIFRFFQSHGVDLCSGFGMTEATGGITMTPPGDYVDNSTGKALPGVYTRLKKNGELEISGHYIARYLEEAPPGGIIPYPSENPDENYWLPTGDIFTISEDGHHEIVDRVKDIYKNNKGQTIAPRTIEQKFNGVPGVKHAFLVGDARPYNVLLIVPDREDTVVKSQTDEESLRKYFHQIVQTANRGVAPYERVVNFSVLDRPFSEEKKELTPKGSFNRKNIERNFAEIIKKLYQSDKIGFFVEGYKVQIPRWFYRDLGILEDDIYYEDHYFINRSNGKKLFFQPVDNDRCVIGDFSYEIKNKSINLGRLALQPLLWMGNAQFIQFSPVKEGWDLPLQEFSAQICYPSCIDNKIKKQNIISIPSISNSLIVFINGLIIDALFTEGEKQMQAIQLLGQQLAESQRRIARVIRHRLEALACHREHRIRALAYQSLVIYDSSADYQEVLPVFVRSGKTFLDTKTIEAIALSSLGKQQLAAFRKRLFAYRKNMEWPAKGTTRKQFEDILELLYNFGKQHPYYYKSIRAELAAWVLHDKDPYLSEKARKYFHELYLVFDARMQDLRRNLPKSFWKNIIVFEYGIPEEQTRRLRKIITDTVFLEESIHLIYGQTTFTVDKIIPEGLWITKLQSFSDFRHYRLTVNTVNNKHYDLHLVVTRQETTNETVADLYWNAYLSDYPFDLPVLSSLGISNAQHGVRSSQYLGGLRVWEKIRQMSEIHQWAGNSQPYAWHQLFIKSFAVVFRAWKISRYKIIPGAVSPKNIMVPELDFKESAVIISLTGYEPYRKIEDLLVPMIKNFYQKTVALYPWGGSHLKYNWIYKAMIESLGKEETFPLLEEWRQFLKNTRDPYLKSLPLEESIDDFIKEQKHRHYYPLKIHSAISNYEQWLKLNPDATKEAREQTVYEIFDLFKIFQRNEIERFYFYRHTYFSHSNKKVLEAFGKLLEKLEEKTEAETIQLIELSDLQATLEDPVDRRIFSKMVFPKMKHYQEMDLVKVVDKNKEQIIVQTLIKDKSGLIYTMREPRDAAEVGKLYQLFYEENYPKTVSQQDKYFVVTDKYERVIAGISYRTLENNIVRLDGTAVTSPLQGKGIGSAMINDFFTRMAAKDVSIIKAHYLLGNYFLKHNFKVDKKWGALVKHLDE
- the rodA gene encoding rod shape-determining protein RodA — its product is MRHRENFWKNIDWFLVLLYLGLVVYGWLSIYSASETGDKSSIFDFSQRYGKQLVWIGLALFLAFVILIIDAKFFSSFAYVFYFLVMLSLLAVLLFGKTVAGSRSWFQIGSFALQPSEFAKFATALALAKYLSRLQTDMRQLKTRVMAAAIIFFPAFLILMQNDTGSALVYFSFILVLYREGLPGWIPALGLILGALFIITIKFGELYVAAGLAGFVVLLFLLFRVFRRNWKVLAAGLILSLAFVSMVDYAFQHVLEPHQRIRIQIMLGMKEDPHGAGYNVNQAKIAIGSGGLTGKGFLKGMLTHNHFVPEQSTDFIFCTVGEERGFLGSLFLIALFLAMLIRIILRAEHQRSAFSRIYGYGVASILFFHFTVNLAMTIGLFPVVGIPLPFFSYGGSSLWSFTILLFIFIKQDANRMNVLY
- a CDS encoding DUF2490 domain-containing protein, with translation MNTSIQVRFRYTIFFLAVLLLFPAGTLTAQDSPNWDNQVYLGNKVTFGQHKWKYSLELQTRLRNNFQQLDNWFIEFVSNYLVSKKFELVPDFRFTVKPDKTEYRIGLGVLYKRTTPKIQFVNQVKWQLDVDNHGKVGNAMREVIFLNYPVKEKIVTTLVAGFIYRWWSYWNGFQYIRVGPGITYRIDAKHTLNFSYFVGVENNTKDWLWAGIPMVQLVINVSKKYKYTPAYYFDF
- the mrdA gene encoding penicillin-binding protein 2 → MYRKDYSARKYVIIAAFVLVAVIFAVRLFYLQVYTNQYKLSARDIALRRVVEYPARGRIYDRHHRLLVYNDAVYDLMVIPRQVKKMDTAKFCRLLQISKDFFIRQMKKAKHYSYYKPSIFLKQLSKKEKGPIEEVMYEFPGFYFQTRTLRHYPHPVAAHVLGSVGEVSPADIRRDPYYRQGDYIGKSGIEWFYEKELRGKKGSRLVEVDVHNNVKGSFQNGRYDTLAVPGADLTLSLDEDLQAYGQRLMKNKKGSIVALVPQTGEILAFISSPEYDPNLLVGRERSANYLKLLHDSLKPLLNRASSGTYPPGSTFKLVQALIGLQEHVVTPNTLFTCQGTASKPIACSHNHVSPLRMKLAIELSCNSYFWKTFRAIIDDPHFSNTHDAYDAWYKKVISFGFGHKFNTDIPFEKPGNIPTRAYYNKVYHGSWNALTIRSLSIGQGEILVTPVQLANLAAIIANSGYYVKPHFLIGMSGDDTLSGKYKKKYRVAINPKYFKVARQAMEEVFSGPEGTARFYQMDSITQAGKTGTVQNPHGKDHSIFMAFAPYKHPKIAIAVVVENAGFGSTWAAPIASLMMEHYLRGKTKRPRLEKRILDGDLIHNQKVKKP